One genomic region from Terriglobia bacterium encodes:
- a CDS encoding M48 family metalloprotease, producing MRAALRLALVAAFTAAVLIGAWLAMRGTGPDRRNLDALVTVGGDLARDATHPILDLTRMSESDEAALGAAIDKEIRASMPVGSDPRLEGYLRRVLQSLAPHVSRGGIPYAIALVRSREVNAFAVPGGRIYVMEGLLDFVKSEAELAAVIGHEISHVDLRHCIERMQAEQKLRRVSPGIAALARLGHELVLRGYAEELELEADRNAARLVARARYDPWEAMSLFARTARMEAPRERAPTRDPWVEIASAIPEALRRYLATHPPADQRMEAVRETLRAEPELWLGERRYVGRVNLARRRAMADEPVEGEWIARSSPPG from the coding sequence ATGAGGGCGGCGCTCAGGCTCGCGCTCGTCGCGGCGTTCACGGCGGCGGTTCTGATCGGCGCGTGGCTGGCCATGCGCGGCACCGGCCCCGACCGGCGGAACCTCGACGCTCTCGTCACGGTGGGCGGGGACCTGGCGCGCGACGCCACGCACCCGATTCTCGACCTCACCCGGATGAGCGAGAGCGACGAGGCGGCGCTCGGGGCCGCGATCGACAAGGAGATCCGAGCGTCCATGCCCGTCGGCTCCGATCCGCGCCTGGAGGGGTACCTGAGACGCGTCCTGCAGTCGCTCGCGCCCCACGTGAGCCGCGGCGGGATCCCGTACGCCATCGCCCTGGTCCGATCGCGCGAGGTCAACGCCTTCGCCGTCCCCGGCGGCCGGATCTACGTGATGGAGGGGCTTCTCGACTTCGTGAAGAGCGAGGCGGAGCTCGCCGCCGTGATCGGCCACGAGATCAGCCACGTGGACCTCCGCCACTGCATCGAGCGGATGCAGGCCGAGCAGAAGCTCCGGCGCGTCTCCCCCGGGATCGCGGCGCTCGCGCGGCTCGGGCACGAGCTCGTGCTGCGAGGTTACGCCGAGGAGCTCGAGCTCGAGGCGGACCGGAACGCCGCGCGCCTCGTCGCGCGCGCGCGATACGACCCGTGGGAGGCGATGTCGCTCTTCGCTCGAACGGCCCGGATGGAGGCGCCCCGCGAGCGAGCGCCGACGCGCGACCCTTGGGTCGAGATCGCCTCGGCGATCCCGGAGGCGCTCCGCCGCTACCTCGCCACCCACCCTCCCGCCGATCAGCGGATGGAGGCGGTGCGCGAGACCCTCCGCGCCGAGCCCGAGCTGTGGCTCGGCGAGAGGCGCTACGTCGGCCGGGTCAACCTCGCCAGGCGCCGCGCCATGGCCGACGAGCCGGTCGAGGGCGAGTGGATCGCGCGCTCCTCGCCGCCAGGCTAG